The proteins below come from a single Zea mays cultivar B73 chromosome 8, Zm-B73-REFERENCE-NAM-5.0, whole genome shotgun sequence genomic window:
- the LOC103634775 gene encoding heparan-alpha-glucosaminide N-acetyltransferase: MMKFGRLSILATTLLLIVDNFGVEYNLLSGTLPVNKTCFGHLERAHDGSVLQRIAIAYLLAAVCEIWLKGDDDVDSGYGLLRRYRYQLFVGLVLSIAYSILLYGIYVPDWEYQIAGPGSSSTKKSFFVKCGVRGDTRPACNAVGMVDRTILGIDHLYRRPVYVRTKECSIDYLENGPLPPDAPSWCQAPFDPEGLLSFVMAIVTCLIGLQFRHVIIHFEKHRGRIASWLVPSFSMLALAFVMDFVGMRMNKPLYTMSYTLAAGAAGLLFPGIYVLVGPS; encoded by the exons ATGATGAAATTTGGTAGGCTCTCGATTCTCGCCACTACATTATTGCTTATAGTGGATAACTTTGGGGTAGAATACAACCTGTTGTCTGGAACTCTCCCTGTCAATAAGACGTGTTTCGG TCATCTTGAACGGGCACATGATGGTTCTGTGTTGCAGAGGATTGCAATAGCCTATCTCCTGGCTGCAGTATGTGAAATCTGGCTCAAGGGAGACGACGATGTAGATTCTGGGTATGGTTTGCTGAGGAGATACCGCTACCAATT GTTTGTAGGATTGGTCCTCTCTATAGCGTACTCTATTCTTCTATATGGCATATACGTTCCAGACTGGGAGTACCAGATAGCAGGCCCTGGTTCCAGTTCCACAAAGAAGTCGTTCTTT GTGAAATGCGGAGTGAGAGGAGACACCAGACCAGCTTGCAACGCAGTCGGAATGGTCGACCGTACGATCCTAGGGATCGACCACCTCTATAGACGACCAGTTTATGTGCGCACGAAG GAATGCAGTATAGATTATCTAGAGAATGGGCCTCTTCCACCTGATGCTCCATCGTGGTGCCAGGCGCCATTTGATCCTGAAGGCCTCCTCAG CTTCGTTATGGCGATTGTCACTTGCTTGATCGGGCTCCAGTTTAGACATGTAATTATACATTTCGAG AAGCACCGGGGAAGAATCGCCAGTTGGTTGGTCCCTTCCTTCAGCATGCTAGCTCTAGCCTTCGTAATGGACTTCGTCG GAATGCGAATGAATAAACCACTATACACGATGAGCTACACTCTGGCTGCTGGCGCTGCGGGTCTTCTCTTCCCTGGAATCTATGTTCTTGTTGGCCCCTCTTGA